The genome window GCTACAGCTAAATATGCGAAGGTTAGAAACGCGGTTATAATGCCTAAGCACATTAATAAAGTAGCTAGTAATTTTGCACTTCGAGCTGTCACTTTGCCAGAGGGTATTGCTCTCCAAGGCTTGTTTATTCTGTCAATATCTCTGTCGTAATAATCATTTAGTACATTACCGCCAGCGCCTATAAAAAGAGCGCATAGCAATGCTGGAATTATTTTAGGCACTAGCGCTTTCAACGCAATAATATCTTTACTTACGAGCATAGCGCAAAAAGTAGCAATCAAAATCATTATACAATTTAGCGGTCTGATAATTTTAAAAGCGCTCATAAAACTAACAGCTCTTCTATCTCTTTTAATAGCTCAGGATATTTCTCTTGTACTGCTTTTATTAATTCCAGAGTTGATATTTTTTCGAATTTAAATTCAGCCAACGCTTCTATACCTTTGTTGAGTTTCTCATCGCTAAACTTGCTGAGCTTTTCCTTAACTAACCAATTCCTGTAATGCTTATCTTCTAATTTAGCACGCCATAATTTTTCATATTCTTGCAATACATTCTCGCTATAATCTCGGCACTCAATTGCTTTTGCAGCAACTTCGCCTGCATAAATTCCTGATAGGCAAGCATTAAATATTCCTCCACCTGTTATAGGGTCTATCAGCCTTGCAGAATCGCCGGCAACTATAATACCATCGGCAACTGTCTTTTCAATAGGCTGTGAGGTAGAGACAGCCCCAGCAACTATCCTTATAATTTTGCCTTTATTAAATTTCTGTGCCACGAATTTATCAATACATTTTTTCACTTCACCGCACTCTTTTATTTTATTAAGCGCGACGCCAAGCCCTACATTACACTCATCGCCTCTGGGAAAAAGCCAAGCATATCCGCCCGGAGCAAGGCTACCCAAATAGAAATTGTTATAATCGCTGTCAAAATCTATATTTACCATCGTATATTGCAAGCAAGCTACTATATCGTTAGGCTTGAGCGAAGTATCTATTCCAGACCATCTTGGTAATTGACTTTCAAAGCCATCCGCAGCTACTACGAGCTTCGCAGGAATATTGAAAATATCGCCCATATGCTTGGCTTTGATACCAACAACTTTATCATTTTCCTTTAAAACTCCAACAGCAGAAGTCTTTAATTGAATATCGCAGCCTGCTTTAGCAGCTCTTACAGCCAATTCTTTATCAAATTTATCTCTGTATATATTATAGCCGACTTCTCCACCAGCTACCTTCTCACTTAGTTCTATAAATTTACCGTTAGGCGCGAATATTCTAGCGCCTTTAACTTCTTGCGCTATACAGTATTTAGGTATTTTTATATTCAATTCTTCTATCTTTTTACTAACGCCTTCACCGCAACGCACAGGAACACCTATCTCTTGTCTTTTCTCGATTAGCAGAACT of Candidatus Thermoplasmatota archaeon contains these proteins:
- a CDS encoding NAD(P)/FAD-dependent oxidoreductase, translating into VVVVGAGPAGSTCAKVAAEKGCRVLLIEKRQEIGVPVRCGEGVSKKIEELNIKIPKYCIAQEVKGARIFAPNGKFIELSEKVAGGEVGYNIYRDKFDKELAVRAAKAGCDIQLKTSAVGVLKENDKVVGIKAKHMGDIFNIPAKLVVAADGFESQLPRWSGIDTSLKPNDIVACLQYTMVNIDFDSDYNNFYLGSLAPGGYAWLFPRGDECNVGLGVALNKIKECGEVKKCIDKFVAQKFNKGKIIRIVAGAVSTSQPIEKTVADGIIVAGDSARLIDPITGGGIFNACLSGIYAGEVAAKAIECRDYSENVLQEYEKLWRAKLEDKHYRNWLVKEKLSKFSDEKLNKGIEALAEFKFEKISTLELIKAVQEKYPELLKEIEELLVL